A DNA window from Tenuifilaceae bacterium CYCD contains the following coding sequences:
- the alaS gene encoding alanine--tRNA ligase, producing the protein MNSIELRTAFLEFFKSKSHQIVPSAPMVIKNDPTLMFTNAGMNQFKDIFLGNSPVKYPRIADSQKCLRVSGKHNDLEEVGHDTYHHTMFEMLGNWSFGDYFKNEAIDWGWEFLIDVLKIDKERVYATVFEGSPNEGVEMDSEAMNRWKKYLPEERILLGNKKDNFWEMGDTGPCGPCTEIHVDIRSDEERKAIPGHKMVNTGHPQVIEIWNLVFIQYNRKANGSLEPLPAKHVDTGMGFERLAMVTQGKKSNYDTDVFTPIINRISQMCGIDYGKDQKADVAMRVIADHLRAISFSIADGQLPSNVKAGYVIRRILRRAVRYGYTFLNFREPFIDSLVPVLVEQMGNHFPELKAQKDLIINVINKEEAAFLHTLETGIRLLDQQIDKAKKEKLSEISGKEAFVLYDTFGFPLDLTELILRENDLGVNRKEFDAEMATQKERSRADASVEANDWEEILNIDEVEFVGYDSLKADVRIAKMRTVKTKGTEQYHIVLDKTPFYAESGGQVGDSGTIEGDGEPINVINTFKENNLIIHQVDRLPNKPKAQFFAKVNVENRTSTANNHSATHLLHNALRKVLGTHVEQKGSLVGPDYLRFDFSHFQKMTEEEIRQVEKLVNRAIRQNIALDEHRDVPMEHAQQMGAMALFGEKYGDSVRVIRFGESVELCGGTHVHATGQIGLFKLTSESAIAAGVRRIEAITGVKAEEFVYSQVETIKEIKTILGNPASVTQAATKLVEENEALRKEIEMFQSEKLKEIKSILKQKVQQHDGINIISECVTVSNADAIKDLAFQLKNEVADLYLVLGAEIAGKAVLTIMISDKLVEARQLNASNIVREAAKEIQGGGGGQAFYATAGGKNPAGLESAIAKAVQIIK; encoded by the coding sequence ATGAACTCAATAGAACTTAGAACCGCATTTTTGGAATTTTTCAAGAGCAAATCTCACCAGATTGTTCCATCGGCTCCTATGGTAATTAAGAACGATCCAACCCTGATGTTTACTAATGCGGGGATGAATCAGTTTAAAGATATTTTCCTAGGCAACTCTCCTGTCAAATATCCCAGAATTGCTGACTCACAAAAATGTTTACGCGTATCGGGGAAGCACAACGATCTTGAGGAGGTTGGACACGATACTTACCACCACACCATGTTTGAGATGTTGGGTAACTGGTCGTTTGGCGATTATTTTAAAAACGAAGCCATTGACTGGGGCTGGGAATTTTTAATTGATGTTCTTAAAATTGATAAAGAGAGAGTTTACGCAACCGTTTTTGAGGGTAGCCCTAATGAAGGGGTTGAAATGGACTCCGAAGCTATGAATCGTTGGAAAAAATATTTACCCGAGGAGCGTATTCTTTTAGGAAATAAAAAAGATAACTTCTGGGAAATGGGCGATACTGGTCCTTGTGGTCCTTGCACCGAAATCCACGTGGATATCCGCAGCGACGAGGAACGCAAGGCAATTCCCGGACACAAAATGGTTAATACTGGCCACCCACAGGTAATTGAGATTTGGAACCTTGTGTTCATTCAGTATAACCGTAAAGCAAACGGATCGTTAGAGCCTCTTCCTGCAAAGCATGTTGATACCGGAATGGGCTTTGAGCGTTTGGCAATGGTTACGCAGGGTAAAAAGAGTAACTATGATACCGACGTATTCACGCCAATTATCAACCGCATATCGCAGATGTGCGGAATTGATTACGGCAAGGACCAAAAGGCTGATGTTGCAATGCGTGTAATTGCCGACCATCTTCGTGCAATCAGCTTCTCCATTGCCGATGGTCAGTTACCATCGAACGTTAAGGCTGGCTATGTAATCCGTAGGATTTTACGCCGTGCTGTACGTTACGGCTATACATTCCTAAATTTCAGAGAACCATTTATCGATAGCCTTGTGCCAGTTTTGGTGGAGCAAATGGGCAACCACTTCCCAGAACTGAAAGCTCAAAAGGATTTAATTATCAACGTAATTAATAAGGAGGAGGCAGCATTCCTTCACACTTTGGAGACAGGTATTCGTCTTCTAGATCAACAAATCGATAAGGCCAAAAAAGAAAAGCTTTCTGAGATATCGGGAAAAGAAGCATTTGTACTTTACGATACATTTGGCTTCCCACTCGATTTAACCGAGCTAATTCTACGTGAAAACGACCTTGGCGTTAACCGCAAGGAGTTTGATGCCGAAATGGCCACACAAAAGGAGCGTTCGCGCGCCGATGCTTCAGTAGAAGCGAACGATTGGGAAGAAATTCTGAATATCGACGAGGTTGAGTTTGTTGGATACGACTCGCTAAAAGCCGATGTGCGTATTGCAAAAATGCGTACCGTAAAAACTAAGGGAACTGAGCAATACCATATTGTACTTGATAAAACTCCATTCTACGCCGAGTCGGGTGGACAGGTTGGCGACAGCGGAACAATTGAAGGCGATGGTGAACCTATCAACGTTATCAATACATTCAAAGAAAACAACTTGATTATTCATCAGGTTGACCGCCTACCTAACAAGCCAAAAGCGCAGTTTTTTGCCAAGGTTAATGTGGAGAACAGAACTAGCACAGCAAATAACCACTCTGCCACTCACCTACTGCACAATGCGCTACGTAAAGTTCTTGGAACACACGTTGAGCAAAAAGGCTCGTTGGTTGGCCCAGACTACCTACGTTTCGACTTCTCGCATTTCCAAAAGATGACCGAAGAGGAAATCCGTCAGGTGGAGAAGCTTGTAAACCGTGCTATTCGTCAGAATATTGCACTGGACGAGCACCGCGATGTTCCTATGGAGCACGCTCAGCAAATGGGTGCTATGGCGCTATTCGGCGAAAAGTATGGCGACTCTGTAAGGGTTATCCGCTTTGGCGAATCGGTGGAGCTTTGCGGTGGAACGCACGTTCACGCAACCGGACAAATTGGACTGTTCAAGCTAACATCGGAAAGTGCTATTGCTGCTGGTGTACGCAGAATTGAGGCCATCACTGGCGTTAAAGCAGAGGAGTTTGTTTACTCACAGGTGGAAACAATCAAGGAGATTAAAACAATCCTTGGCAACCCTGCAAGTGTAACTCAGGCTGCCACAAAATTGGTTGAGGAGAACGAAGCCCTACGCAAGGAAATTGAGATGTTCCAGTCTGAAAAGCTTAAGGAGATTAAATCGATCCTAAAGCAAAAAGTTCAGCAGCACGATGGTATCAACATTATCAGCGAGTGTGTTACAGTTAGTAACGCCGATGCCATTAAGGACTTAGCTTTCCAGCTTAAGAACGAGGTTGCCGACCTTTACCTAGTGCTTGGTGCTGAAATTGCCGGAAAAGCAGTTCTAACCATTATGATTTCCGACAAACTAGTAGAGGCACGCCAGCTAAACGCATCGAATATTGTACGCGAGGCCGCTAAGGAAATACAAGGTGGTGGCGGTGGACAAGCATTCTACGCAACTGCAGGTGGTAAAAATCCAGCAGGACTAGAATCGGCCATTGCTAAGGCAGTACAGATTATAAAGTAA
- a CDS encoding peptidase M23 yields MAKIKYQFNPHTLSFDIIRIPFYKKLAKILIHIGLYLGIFIVLGYGFSMFVDTPGVQGLKRTNAEYLLKYELTIRQLNELNEMLAEIEVRDNNIYRSIFETDSIPFSIRRGGYGGADKYANLHGNSNSGILIRTYRMLDEISWRSYIQSRSFDEVAEMAKNKERMIECVPAIQPISVRNLVRISDFYGFRKDPMSRVRTMHQGIDFAGPMGTPVYSTGDGIVVEAGYSFSGYGNQVVIDHGFGYKTRYAHLSKLLVKVGDKVKRAEMVGALGSSGKSTGPHLHYEVMVRNSTVNPINYFNDMTETDYESMLKNYSSQFLD; encoded by the coding sequence ATGGCCAAAATAAAATACCAGTTCAATCCTCATACTTTATCCTTTGATATAATAAGGATTCCATTCTATAAAAAGTTAGCAAAGATACTAATTCATATTGGATTATACCTTGGAATTTTTATAGTTTTAGGATACGGCTTTTCAATGTTTGTTGATACGCCTGGAGTTCAGGGTTTAAAAAGGACCAATGCTGAATATTTATTAAAGTATGAATTGACCATCAGGCAGCTCAATGAACTAAATGAGATGCTTGCTGAAATTGAAGTTAGGGATAATAATATCTACAGATCGATATTTGAGACGGATTCCATTCCTTTTTCAATTAGACGTGGAGGTTATGGAGGTGCCGATAAATATGCCAATTTGCACGGCAATTCAAATTCTGGAATACTTATTAGAACATACCGAATGCTTGACGAAATTTCGTGGAGATCGTACATTCAGTCCCGATCATTCGATGAGGTTGCCGAAATGGCTAAGAATAAGGAGCGGATGATTGAGTGTGTGCCCGCTATACAGCCAATTTCAGTTAGAAATTTGGTGAGAATTTCTGATTTTTATGGATTCAGAAAAGATCCAATGTCGAGAGTACGCACAATGCATCAAGGAATCGATTTTGCTGGTCCAATGGGAACTCCTGTATATTCAACCGGGGATGGTATTGTGGTTGAAGCGGGCTATTCATTCAGTGGATATGGAAATCAGGTTGTTATTGATCATGGCTTTGGCTATAAGACTCGCTATGCGCACTTAAGCAAATTGCTTGTTAAAGTAGGAGATAAAGTTAAGCGTGCTGAAATGGTTGGTGCGTTGGGTAGTTCAGGAAAAAGTACAGGCCCACATCTACATTATGAAGTAATGGTGCGTAATAGTACTGTTAACCCAATTAACTATTTCAACGATATGACTGAAACAGATTATGAGTCGATGTTAAAGAATTATTCTAGTCAATTTTTGGATTAG
- a CDS encoding peptidase M23, which translates to MARHKYKFHPEQLIFVKVRASVREKLFWILKYVAAAIVVSIISYLVFPIFIDTPEVRKLRRENQELLDNFDLINGRIDILRAVLEDLQKRDDNIYRTIFEAEPVHASIREAGMGGVDRYSYLEGLSNSDVIIETTQKLDKLSKKAYIQSKSFDEITALAKRKDDMVRSIPAIMPISNKDLTRVASSFGMRIHPFYKVLKMHTGMDFTAPTGTDIYSTGDGVVAKIEYAQRGYGYNVMIDHGFGYETLYAHMSQIIVRPGQKIKRGTVIGYVGNTGTSVAPHLHYEVWRNGAQVNPINYYFNDLTPDEYDRLIEISSQPTQSFD; encoded by the coding sequence ATGGCAAGACATAAATATAAGTTTCATCCAGAACAGTTGATTTTTGTTAAGGTAAGAGCTTCTGTTAGAGAAAAGCTGTTTTGGATTTTGAAGTATGTTGCAGCTGCCATTGTAGTATCAATAATATCATATCTGGTTTTTCCAATATTTATTGACACTCCTGAGGTTCGTAAGTTGAGACGCGAAAATCAGGAATTGCTTGACAACTTTGATCTTATTAATGGCCGTATCGACATATTACGCGCAGTACTGGAGGATTTACAAAAAAGAGACGATAATATTTATAGAACGATTTTTGAGGCAGAGCCAGTGCACGCTTCGATTCGAGAAGCGGGAATGGGGGGCGTTGATAGGTACTCATACTTGGAAGGATTGTCTAATAGCGATGTGATTATTGAAACTACTCAAAAGTTAGACAAACTAAGCAAAAAGGCATATATTCAGAGTAAATCTTTTGATGAAATTACTGCTCTTGCAAAGCGTAAAGATGATATGGTTAGGAGTATTCCTGCTATTATGCCAATTAGTAATAAAGATTTAACCCGTGTGGCATCATCGTTTGGAATGAGAATTCATCCTTTCTACAAGGTACTGAAAATGCACACCGGTATGGATTTTACAGCTCCAACTGGCACTGATATATATTCCACGGGAGATGGTGTGGTTGCAAAGATTGAATATGCACAACGTGGCTATGGCTATAATGTTATGATAGATCATGGTTTTGGTTACGAAACACTCTATGCTCACATGAGTCAGATTATTGTTCGTCCTGGTCAAAAAATAAAAAGGGGTACTGTAATAGGCTATGTTGGAAATACCGGAACATCAGTTGCACCTCATCTGCATTATGAGGTTTGGAGAAATGGCGCTCAGGTAAATCCTATTAATTATTACTTTAACGATTTAACTCCGGATGAATACGATAGGTTAATAGAGATATCATCGCAACCAACACAAAGTTTCGATTAA
- a CDS encoding transcriptional regulator, which translates to MPYKEKKIEKLYYSIGEVADMLNVNTSLIRFWEKNFTIIKPHKNKKGNRYFTKEDIENLKLIYHLVKEQRMTLEGAQKKLSENKQSVSDNYKIVESLTSIRQMLLEIRDQLE; encoded by the coding sequence ATGCCCTATAAGGAAAAAAAAATAGAGAAGTTATATTACTCAATTGGCGAGGTTGCCGATATGCTTAATGTTAATACCTCTTTGATTCGTTTTTGGGAAAAAAACTTCACCATAATAAAGCCACATAAAAACAAAAAGGGTAATAGGTATTTTACAAAGGAAGACATTGAGAACCTGAAGTTGATATACCATTTGGTGAAGGAGCAACGAATGACACTTGAAGGAGCTCAAAAGAAGTTGAGCGAGAACAAGCAGTCTGTATCCGATAACTATAAAATTGTTGAGAGTTTAACCAGCATCAGGCAAATGCTCTTAGAAATTCGGGATCAATTGGAGTAG
- a CDS encoding GTP cyclohydrolase 1 type 2, whose amino-acid sequence MKVGDIVNFFEQLAPLSYQESYDNSGLIIGDKQMEVKSVLLSLDVTPDIVKEAIQIGANVIVAHHPIIFSGLKRITGSNYIEKSVILAIKNDIAIYAAHTNFDSVKNGVNIAIANNLGINNPQILQPLANELVKLVTFVPKDYTEKVRLAIFDAGAGHIGNYDCCSYNVEGFGTFRGNYSTNPFVGEKGKIHQEPEVRLETIMPKSIQGKVLDALFTSHPYEEVAYDLYPLNNRYNEAGQGMVGDMENAMAPMDFLRFVKSAFNAGCVRYTKLPSKSIQRVAFCGGSGASFLKAAMATKADAFITGDFKYHQFFDAEDRILIVDIGHYESEQFTIDLFYDYLSKKFPNFAVLKSKITTNPINYL is encoded by the coding sequence ATGAAAGTAGGCGATATTGTCAATTTCTTTGAACAACTAGCCCCATTATCATATCAAGAAAGTTACGATAATTCTGGACTGATAATAGGTGATAAGCAGATGGAGGTGAAATCTGTTCTGTTATCACTTGATGTTACGCCCGATATTGTGAAAGAGGCAATTCAAATTGGGGCTAATGTTATAGTGGCGCATCATCCAATTATTTTTTCTGGGCTAAAGCGAATTACTGGTAGTAATTACATCGAGAAGTCCGTTATTCTTGCTATCAAGAATGATATTGCCATTTATGCGGCACATACTAACTTTGATAGCGTTAAGAATGGTGTAAACATTGCTATTGCCAATAATCTTGGCATTAATAACCCTCAAATACTTCAGCCATTAGCAAATGAACTCGTAAAGTTGGTGACATTTGTTCCTAAGGATTACACTGAAAAAGTAAGGCTTGCAATTTTTGATGCAGGCGCTGGGCATATTGGCAACTACGATTGCTGCTCATATAATGTTGAGGGGTTTGGAACCTTTAGGGGTAACTATTCTACCAATCCATTTGTGGGAGAGAAAGGGAAAATTCATCAGGAACCGGAGGTTAGGTTGGAAACCATAATGCCAAAATCGATACAGGGAAAAGTGTTGGATGCTTTATTTACCAGCCATCCCTACGAGGAGGTTGCTTACGATTTATACCCTTTAAATAATAGGTATAATGAGGCTGGCCAAGGGATGGTTGGCGATATGGAAAACGCTATGGCACCTATGGATTTTCTGAGATTTGTAAAATCTGCATTTAATGCAGGCTGTGTTCGATACACAAAGTTACCCAGTAAAAGTATTCAGAGAGTTGCATTTTGCGGAGGCTCTGGCGCAAGTTTTTTAAAGGCCGCAATGGCTACAAAGGCCGATGCATTTATTACGGGCGATTTTAAGTACCATCAGTTTTTTGATGCCGAGGATAGAATTTTAATTGTCGATATAGGCCATTATGAGAGTGAGCAATTTACAATAGATTTATTTTATGATTATCTCTCGAAAAAATTCCCTAACTTTGCAGTTTTGAAATCAAAAATAACGACTAATCCAATTAATTACTTATAA
- a CDS encoding serine/threonine phosphatase, producing MSQNFFIEVNCQQKNHDGERICGDVFYSKRLQDEERTIVVLSDGMGHGVKANVLATLTSTMAFNFTKEHKDINTIAEIIMNTLPVCSERKMSYSTFTIIDIEHNGETRILEYDNPECFIMRGTEVLHPEWQCIILNSDKNAGKELKYCKLTPQIEDRIIIWSDGITQSGLGTPEYPFGWSSEAREFVAKIVKNEPDISARKLSTKVVNMAYVNDDYHSKDDTSCATIYFRNPRKLLICTGPPFEKENDSKLASIFNSFDGKKVICGATTVDIIARELKREVHDSFDFTDPELPPTSQMDGADLVTEGILTLSKVNNILDTFNETTSIGNGPADQLVKLILESDSIDFVIGTCINIAHQDPNLPVELEIRRTVVKRISHQLQEKYLKEVKLQFL from the coding sequence ATGTCCCAGAATTTTTTTATAGAAGTAAACTGCCAGCAAAAGAATCACGACGGAGAAAGAATTTGTGGCGATGTTTTTTACTCCAAACGATTGCAAGACGAGGAACGGACTATTGTTGTCCTTTCCGATGGAATGGGACATGGCGTAAAGGCAAATGTTTTAGCCACGCTAACCTCTACTATGGCTTTTAATTTTACAAAAGAGCATAAGGACATCAACACCATTGCCGAAATCATAATGAATACACTGCCGGTTTGTTCCGAGCGTAAAATGAGTTACTCTACATTTACCATTATCGATATAGAGCATAACGGCGAAACTCGTATTTTGGAATACGATAATCCTGAATGCTTTATAATGAGAGGAACAGAAGTGCTTCACCCAGAATGGCAATGCATAATCCTTAACAGCGACAAAAATGCAGGCAAAGAACTCAAATACTGCAAACTAACACCTCAAATTGAAGATAGAATAATAATCTGGAGCGATGGTATTACCCAATCCGGATTGGGCACTCCTGAATATCCATTCGGTTGGAGTTCCGAAGCGCGAGAGTTTGTAGCCAAAATTGTTAAAAACGAACCAGACATATCCGCACGGAAATTGAGCACTAAGGTGGTCAACATGGCCTACGTTAACGACGATTATCATTCAAAAGATGATACCAGTTGCGCCACAATATACTTCCGCAATCCTCGGAAACTATTAATTTGCACAGGCCCTCCTTTCGAAAAGGAGAACGACTCAAAGTTGGCCTCAATATTTAACAGTTTCGATGGGAAAAAGGTAATATGTGGAGCAACTACGGTTGATATTATTGCCCGTGAACTAAAACGTGAAGTTCACGACAGTTTCGATTTTACAGATCCAGAGCTACCACCAACAAGCCAAATGGATGGTGCCGATTTAGTAACTGAAGGAATACTTACATTAAGCAAAGTAAACAACATACTCGATACATTTAACGAAACAACATCAATCGGCAATGGCCCTGCCGACCAACTAGTTAAATTAATTTTAGAAAGTGATAGTATTGACTTTGTTATTGGCACATGCATTAACATTGCACACCAGGACCCAAACCTCCCGGTTGAACTCGAAATAAGAAGAACCGTGGTAAAGCGTATATCACATCAACTTCAGGAAAAATATCTAAAAGAGGTAAAACTACAATTCCTGTAA
- a CDS encoding NADH dehydrogenase subunit E, whose product MKEKIESILEIYSHTGRDSLIPILQEIQEQVGCLNEEVVVLVGKHLNIPTSKIYGLATFYNQFRFEKKGKYHLQACNGTSCRMNGSKWIIDYIEKNLKIKNGQTTRNGMFSLEVLTCMGACNLGPVLSINGEYYTELTPTKLKSILDELITE is encoded by the coding sequence ATGAAAGAAAAAATTGAATCTATCCTCGAAATTTATAGCCACACGGGCAGAGATAGTTTAATTCCAATTTTGCAGGAAATTCAGGAGCAGGTTGGATGTTTGAATGAGGAAGTCGTTGTATTGGTTGGAAAGCATTTAAATATACCCACTTCCAAAATATATGGTTTGGCAACTTTTTATAATCAATTTCGATTCGAAAAAAAAGGAAAATATCACTTGCAGGCATGCAATGGTACATCGTGCAGAATGAATGGTTCAAAGTGGATTATTGACTATATCGAGAAAAATCTTAAAATTAAAAATGGGCAAACTACCCGAAATGGGATGTTCAGCCTTGAGGTGTTAACCTGTATGGGCGCTTGCAACCTAGGTCCAGTATTGTCAATAAATGGAGAGTACTATACCGAGTTAACACCTACAAAATTAAAAAGCATATTAGATGAATTAATCACAGAGTAA
- a CDS encoding NADH dehydrogenase, with protein sequence MNTPYSNTDRSFFIDQVIPNLHNEFPNEIQDKLLIYRRERVGKPIIYVGVTTSSIVAGALQTIDAIQNYIDENDIEAELVRVGSVGMCSFEPIVDIQLPGKTRISLKNVTADMVPSLLDGALNNYIQAGSAFFQYASPIHEAWSDIPFMNDLPFFSKQNRVLLRNSGVINPDSIIEYIAWGGYRALAKTLRQYTCDSVCKAVEDSGLRGRGGGGFPTGVKWRRALTIPTNERYFICNADESDPGAFMDRLFIESDPHRIIEGIIISSYAIGANKAYIYIRNRYVLTVERMQNAIRQAYDMGLLGYNILDSGYSLDISIRLGPEAYVCGEETALIKSLEGKRGMPSIKPPYPTEIGLNNKPTVVNNVETIANIPDIMNNGADWFAAIGTKNSKGTKIFSINGKASYTCMVEVSMGVPLSTIVDLAGGVKPDQLLKAVHLGGPSGVSVVPEEMEIPIDFEELSGLGIPMGSGGVQILDESVCMVDLTKYFMHFIRNESCGKCIPCREGSNRMYQILDNISRRPYSNEGHNTLERFKGVIHLETLAEVMRETSLCGLGQTAPKPLLKALKSFRDEFEEHIFDRKCKAGVCRDLRTFYIDVDKCTGCTACAKKCPTSAIIGTPRSPYFIVEEKCIGCGTCQTTCKFAAVFFK encoded by the coding sequence ATGAATACTCCTTATTCGAATACTGATCGGAGTTTTTTTATTGATCAGGTAATTCCAAACTTGCATAACGAATTTCCTAATGAGATTCAGGATAAACTTTTAATTTACAGACGAGAGCGTGTAGGTAAGCCTATTATTTATGTTGGTGTTACAACCTCTTCAATTGTTGCTGGAGCATTGCAAACTATTGATGCCATCCAAAATTACATTGATGAAAATGACATAGAGGCAGAATTAGTTCGTGTTGGAAGTGTGGGTATGTGTTCTTTCGAACCCATTGTAGATATTCAATTGCCCGGAAAAACCAGAATATCATTAAAAAATGTTACGGCAGATATGGTGCCGTCTTTACTTGATGGCGCTTTAAATAATTATATTCAGGCAGGTAGTGCTTTCTTTCAGTACGCATCCCCGATTCATGAGGCGTGGTCAGATATACCATTTATGAATGATCTGCCTTTTTTTAGCAAACAGAATAGAGTCTTACTGCGGAATTCAGGTGTTATTAATCCTGATAGTATTATTGAATATATAGCATGGGGAGGTTATCGCGCGTTGGCTAAAACTTTAAGGCAATACACTTGTGATTCGGTTTGTAAGGCTGTTGAGGATAGTGGACTTAGAGGAAGGGGAGGTGGAGGATTTCCTACTGGCGTAAAATGGAGACGAGCACTTACAATACCTACTAATGAGCGATATTTTATTTGTAATGCAGATGAGAGCGATCCTGGTGCATTCATGGATAGGTTATTTATTGAAAGCGATCCCCATAGAATAATTGAAGGTATTATAATTAGTTCATATGCAATTGGCGCAAATAAGGCTTATATATACATTCGAAATAGGTATGTATTGACAGTTGAAAGGATGCAAAATGCCATTAGGCAGGCCTACGATATGGGATTGCTAGGGTATAATATTCTTGACAGTGGCTATAGCTTAGATATTTCAATTAGACTTGGACCGGAAGCTTATGTTTGTGGTGAGGAAACCGCTCTGATAAAGAGTCTTGAAGGAAAAAGAGGAATGCCTTCAATAAAACCACCTTATCCAACGGAAATAGGTTTGAATAATAAACCAACCGTAGTGAATAATGTTGAAACTATTGCAAATATCCCAGATATAATGAACAATGGGGCCGATTGGTTTGCTGCAATAGGAACTAAAAACTCAAAGGGAACCAAAATATTTTCCATAAATGGGAAGGCATCCTATACTTGTATGGTTGAAGTATCGATGGGGGTACCATTAAGCACAATTGTAGATTTGGCTGGAGGAGTTAAACCCGATCAATTATTAAAGGCTGTGCATCTTGGTGGCCCTTCTGGGGTAAGTGTTGTTCCCGAAGAGATGGAAATTCCGATTGATTTTGAAGAACTATCTGGGTTAGGAATTCCAATGGGATCGGGTGGCGTTCAAATACTCGATGAGTCTGTTTGTATGGTTGATTTGACCAAGTATTTCATGCATTTTATCCGGAACGAAAGTTGTGGAAAGTGTATCCCTTGCAGGGAAGGGTCAAACAGAATGTATCAGATACTGGATAATATATCGAGGAGGCCATATAGCAACGAGGGGCATAACACCCTTGAACGGTTTAAGGGGGTAATCCATTTGGAAACTTTAGCCGAGGTGATGAGGGAAACCTCGTTGTGTGGTTTGGGGCAAACTGCACCCAAACCTTTACTAAAGGCTTTAAAGTCATTTAGAGATGAGTTTGAGGAGCATATCTTTGATCGTAAATGTAAAGCAGGGGTTTGTCGAGATTTAAGAACATTTTACATCGATGTGGATAAATGCACGGGCTGTACCGCTTGTGCAAAAAAATGCCCAACCAGTGCTATTATAGGAACACCTCGATCGCCCTATTTTATTGTAGAGGAGAAATGTATTGGATGTGGCACCTGTCAAACAACCTGCAAGTTTGCAGCCGTATTTTTTAAGTAA